A genomic segment from Necator americanus strain Aroian chromosome III, whole genome shotgun sequence encodes:
- a CDS encoding hypothetical protein (NECATOR_CHRIII.G10656.T1), whose protein sequence is MKGHDHPPRWPCHCVCDVWSSENHVSILHSSTTYLRPRAVCGQIFVVVMQLVVAAFLLQLLHSTSSFDYHGDETGSSLVGSACSTNTDCVHGAYCRMGACNCMNSYVAVEKYCWRKISPEESGCIYDEQCGALWPGANCQSNTCKCPQPLQAAVTREGVVCHPKDECPTNGRNSLLYNRNTGTPSMCFLLNPNNQSWEFIGCDDFPEVHNCIDGLCCPTKAN, encoded by the exons ATGAAGGGTCACGACCACCCACCGCGATGGCCCTGTCACTGTGTTTGCGATGTGTGGTCGTCGGAGAACCATGTTAGCATACTTCACTCCTCTACTACGTATCTGAGACCGAGAGCTGTGTGTGGTCAAATCTTTGTGGTTGTCATGCAGTTGGTCGTAGCAGCATTTCTTCTGCAGCTGCTGCATTCCACCTCTTCATTCGACTATCATGGGGATGAAACAG GATCATCTCTAGTAGGCAGTGCTTGTTCGACGAATACTGATTGCGTACACGGTGCATACTGCAGAATGGGAGCATGTAACTGCATGAACAGTTACGTCGCTGTTGAAAAATACTGCTGGAGAA AAATATCGCCAGAGGAATCTGGTTGCATTTACGATGAACAGTGTGGCGCATTATGGCCAGGAGCTAATTGCCAGTCCAATACGTGCAAGTGCCCTCAACCACTACAGGCAGCGGTCACTAGGGAAGGAGTAGTTTGCCACCCAAAAG ATGAATGCCCTACAAATGGTAGGAACTCTTTGCTCTACAACCGAAACACCGGTACACCATCAATGTGCTTCCTCCTAAACCCAAAT AACCAATCATGGGAGTTCATCGGGTGCGATGACTTTCCAGAAGTGCACAATTGTATAGATGGTTTGTGCTGTCCAACAAAAG CCAATTGA
- a CDS encoding hypothetical protein (NECATOR_CHRIII.G10657.T1), protein MSHPVEDSVMKLTTSPSVKGSVSRMSLLCQRSIWDQTTASSEEDFSSQGEKAAEFGKRNPRTIINWDLFITLAVFWEDSAMDNIGEEYDQLVEHLHDCTKKAESFKTSNSRARTQGFAERR, encoded by the coding sequence ATGAGTCATCCGGTGGAGGATAGCGTAATGAAATTAACCACTTCaccgtcagtaaaaggttctgtCTCACGGATGTCACTGTTGTGCCAGCGTTCTATATGGGATCAGACCACCGCTTCCtcagaggaagatttttcttcacaaggagagaaagCTGCTGAGTTCGGCaagcgaaatcccagaactatcattaactgggatctcttcattACGCTAGCCgtcttttgggaagattccgcaatggacaacatcggcgaggaatatgaccagcttgttgaacaccttcacgactgcacgaagaaggctgagagttttaaaaccagtAATTCACGTGCGAGaacgcaaggctttgcagagaggcgttAA